A genome region from Schaalia sp. 19OD2882 includes the following:
- the ruvA gene encoding Holliday junction branch migration protein RuvA gives MIAQLKGTVEHVGLDEVVLLVGGMGFRVLVTPAHAAEVQVGSEVTVHTCLVVREDSMTLFAFRSADERLVFEKLQTVSGIGPRIALAALAVLIPDDLRRAVSTSDVAALQRIPGVGKKSAQRMVLEIGDKLGVAASLASGQATGATAGAPAPGAVEAEVRAALIQLGWTEGVVSKTLESMDTGAMNASQLLRAALVALGGNRGR, from the coding sequence GTGATCGCGCAACTCAAGGGCACCGTCGAGCACGTGGGTCTGGACGAGGTCGTCCTGCTCGTGGGAGGCATGGGCTTCCGTGTCCTGGTCACCCCCGCGCACGCCGCCGAGGTGCAGGTCGGCAGTGAGGTCACCGTGCACACCTGCCTGGTCGTGCGCGAAGACTCCATGACCCTGTTCGCCTTCCGCAGTGCGGACGAGCGCCTGGTCTTCGAAAAGCTCCAGACGGTCAGCGGCATCGGCCCGCGGATCGCGTTGGCTGCCCTCGCAGTCCTGATCCCCGACGACCTGCGCCGCGCGGTGTCCACTTCGGACGTGGCCGCCCTGCAGAGGATTCCCGGAGTCGGCAAGAAGTCGGCCCAGCGCATGGTCCTGGAGATCGGCGACAAACTGGGGGTTGCCGCATCTCTTGCCTCCGGCCAGGCCACCGGTGCCACCGCAGGCGCCCCCGCCCCCGGCGCCGTGGAGGCAGAGGTCCGTGCCGCCCTCATCCAGCTCGGATGGACCGAGGGTGTGGTCTCCAAGACCCTGGAGTCGATGGACACCGGGGCGATGAACGCCTCGCAACTGCTGCGTGCCGCCCTGGTGGCCCTGGGAGGAAACCGTGGACGCTGA
- the ruvC gene encoding crossover junction endodeoxyribonuclease RuvC produces the protein MRVMGIDPGLTRCGLAVVDVDLSRKAHLVHVEVARTDKDLATHFRLRGVADAIDRVIAGHRPEVVAIERVFAQDNLQSVTTTMQVMGAAMTCVGRAGLPLAVHTPSEVKTAVTGNGRAEKAQVQHMVARILGLADVPRPADAADALAIAICHAWRGTGLLGSGDDSSVSVSLSGRVNARGEMTPAQLAWTRAQAAQRRTGAVDPRRRRG, from the coding sequence TTGCGCGTCATGGGAATCGACCCGGGTCTGACCCGATGCGGTCTGGCCGTGGTGGACGTGGACCTGTCCAGGAAGGCGCACCTGGTCCACGTCGAGGTGGCCCGCACGGACAAGGACCTGGCCACCCACTTCCGCCTGCGTGGAGTCGCCGACGCCATTGATCGCGTCATCGCCGGCCACCGGCCGGAAGTGGTCGCCATCGAAAGGGTCTTCGCCCAGGACAACCTCCAGTCGGTGACCACCACCATGCAGGTCATGGGCGCGGCCATGACCTGCGTGGGGCGTGCAGGGCTTCCGCTGGCCGTCCACACCCCCTCCGAGGTCAAGACCGCCGTCACCGGCAACGGCCGAGCCGAGAAGGCCCAGGTCCAACACATGGTGGCACGCATCCTCGGACTTGCCGACGTCCCGCGACCGGCCGATGCCGCGGACGCACTGGCCATCGCCATCTGCCATGCATGGCGGGGAACCGGGTTGCTCGGTTCGGGCGACGACTCCAGCGTGAGCGTGTCCCTGTCCGGGCGGGTCAACGCCCGGGGCGAGATGACCCCGGCGCAGCTCGCTTGGACCCGGGCGCAAGCCGCGCAACGCCGCACCGGCGCCGTCGATCCGCGCCGCAGACGCGGGTAG
- the pdxS gene encoding pyridoxal 5'-phosphate synthase lyase subunit PdxS, whose translation MAETTAPEVGTSRVKRGMAQMLKGGVIMDVVTPDQAKIAEDAGAVAVMALERVPADIRAQGGVARMSDPDLIEGIIDAVSIPVMAKARIGHFVEAQVLQSLGVDYIDESEVLTPADYANHIDKWAFTVPFVCGATNLGEALRRITEGAAMIRSKGEAGTGDVSNATTHMRRIRDEIRRLTSLPEDELYVAAKELQAPYDLVAEVAREGRLPVVLFTAGGIATPADAAMMMQLGAEGVFVGSGIFKSGDPAKRAAAIVKATAFHDDPKVIAEVSRGLGEAMVGINVDEVPVSHRLAERGW comes from the coding sequence ATGGCCGAAACCACTGCACCCGAGGTCGGCACCTCCCGCGTCAAGCGCGGCATGGCGCAGATGCTCAAGGGCGGCGTCATCATGGACGTCGTCACGCCCGACCAGGCGAAGATCGCCGAGGACGCGGGCGCGGTGGCCGTCATGGCTCTGGAACGCGTCCCGGCCGACATCCGCGCCCAGGGCGGTGTGGCCCGCATGTCGGACCCGGACCTCATCGAAGGCATCATCGACGCAGTGTCCATCCCCGTCATGGCCAAGGCCCGCATCGGCCACTTCGTCGAGGCCCAGGTCCTCCAGTCCCTGGGAGTCGACTACATCGACGAGTCCGAGGTCCTCACCCCCGCCGACTACGCCAACCACATCGACAAGTGGGCATTCACCGTCCCCTTCGTGTGCGGCGCCACCAACCTGGGTGAGGCCCTGCGCCGCATCACCGAAGGTGCGGCAATGATCCGCTCCAAGGGTGAGGCCGGCACCGGGGACGTCTCCAACGCCACCACCCACATGCGCAGGATCCGCGACGAGATCCGTCGCCTGACATCCCTTCCCGAGGACGAGCTCTACGTGGCCGCCAAGGAACTCCAGGCCCCCTACGACCTGGTCGCCGAGGTCGCCCGCGAAGGCCGCCTGCCCGTCGTCCTGTTCACCGCAGGCGGCATCGCCACTCCTGCCGACGCCGCCATGATGATGCAGCTGGGCGCCGAAGGCGTCTTCGTCGGCTCGGGCATCTTCAAGTCGGGCGATCCCGCAAAGCGCGCTGCGGCCATCGTCAAGGCCACTGCCTTCCACGACGACCCCAAGGTCATCGCGGAGGTCTCTCGCGGCCTGGGCGAGGCCATGGTCGGCATCAACGTCGACGAGGTGCCCGTCTCACACCGACTTGCGGAGCGCGGATGGTGA
- a CDS encoding SatD family protein produces the protein MFVLTIDQESSRHGEDRVPALLEALAHVPALRPFVRTVGDEVQAVFDNPQAVLEVLMWVQRDGHWHCGLGVGGGELPDVEDAPDSRSGRGDAFVHARTAVDEAKRNPSSVAVRADRAEAAAQTQALLGLLDIIRAGRTDRQWAIIDEVEAAGGITPAAQRLGVSAQNVSQAYARSARKQELACHPLLLRLLTELDEGRL, from the coding sequence ATGTTCGTGCTCACCATCGACCAGGAGAGTTCCCGACACGGCGAGGACCGTGTACCCGCACTGCTGGAAGCCCTGGCCCACGTCCCCGCCCTGCGTCCCTTCGTGCGCACCGTCGGTGACGAGGTGCAGGCCGTCTTCGACAACCCGCAGGCCGTCCTCGAGGTCCTCATGTGGGTACAGCGTGACGGACATTGGCACTGCGGCCTCGGAGTCGGAGGGGGTGAGCTGCCGGATGTCGAAGACGCCCCCGACTCCCGATCCGGGCGCGGAGACGCATTCGTCCACGCCCGCACAGCCGTCGACGAGGCCAAACGGAATCCCTCCAGCGTCGCCGTCAGGGCCGATCGGGCCGAAGCCGCCGCCCAGACCCAGGCTCTCCTGGGCCTTCTCGACATCATCCGCGCCGGGCGCACCGACCGGCAGTGGGCCATCATCGACGAGGTCGAGGCGGCGGGCGGAATCACGCCGGCCGCCCAACGCTTGGGTGTGTCCGCCCAAAACGTCTCCCAGGCCTACGCCCGCTCGGCGCGGAAACAGGAGTTGGCGTGCCACCCACTCCTGCTGCGCCTGCTCACCGAACTCGACGAAGGGAGGCTCTGA
- a CDS encoding YebC/PmpR family DNA-binding transcriptional regulator, which yields MSGHSKWATTKHKKAAIDAKRGKLFARLIKNIEVAARTGGGDPAGNPTLFDAIQKAKKNSVPADNIDRAVKRGSGAEAGGANYETIMYEGYGPGGVAFYVECLTDNRNRAASDVRLAFTRSGGSMADPGSVAFLFSRRGVIEVPAGEGVDEDAIMEAVLEAGAEEVEDLGEGFVIECAPTDLVPVRSALQAVGIDYDSAEVQFVAATEVELDLDGVTKVNKLIDALDDSDDVQNVYHNMTMSDEVRAAFEEEE from the coding sequence ATGTCGGGACACTCCAAGTGGGCCACCACCAAGCACAAGAAGGCTGCCATCGACGCCAAGCGCGGCAAGCTCTTCGCGCGACTCATCAAGAACATCGAGGTGGCGGCACGAACCGGAGGCGGTGACCCCGCAGGAAACCCGACCCTCTTCGACGCCATCCAGAAGGCCAAGAAGAACTCGGTCCCCGCAGACAACATCGACCGTGCCGTCAAGCGTGGCTCCGGCGCCGAGGCCGGCGGAGCCAACTACGAGACGATCATGTACGAGGGCTACGGGCCCGGCGGCGTCGCCTTCTACGTCGAGTGCCTCACCGACAACCGCAACCGCGCCGCCTCCGACGTGCGCCTGGCCTTCACACGCTCCGGTGGCTCCATGGCCGACCCCGGCTCCGTCGCCTTCCTCTTCTCGCGCCGCGGCGTCATCGAGGTGCCCGCCGGTGAGGGAGTGGACGAGGACGCCATCATGGAGGCCGTCCTGGAGGCCGGCGCCGAAGAGGTCGAGGACCTGGGCGAAGGCTTCGTCATCGAATGCGCACCCACCGACCTGGTCCCCGTGCGCAGCGCCCTGCAGGCCGTCGGCATCGACTACGACTCCGCCGAAGTCCAGTTCGTGGCCGCCACCGAGGTGGAGCTGGACCTGGACGGTGTCACCAAGGTCAACAAGCTCATCGACGCCCTGGACGACTCCGACGACGTGCAGAACGTCTACCACAACATGACCATGTCGGACGAGGTCCGTGCGGCATTCGAGGAAGAGGAGTGA
- a CDS encoding histidine phosphatase family protein, producing MNSSGPEGIRLVLVRHGRTLANVSGALDTALPGLPLDEVGRGQAAHLARRWVHEVGPLPSVVAVSALERTRMTAAPLVAASGAKAFVRHGIREVVSGDIEMDLGEVSARRYHRTVAAWVRGDLSRRMPGGEDGREVLARALPVVAEVVAETARGGGEVGVIVAHGSLVRFLAFSLAPGLGAERVLGTKLENTGTACVDVPVHLVGAPGQDLGGACVPLSWNDMWLDPTRQSTSED from the coding sequence ATGAACTCTTCTGGACCTGAGGGGATTCGCCTGGTCCTGGTCAGGCACGGCAGGACGTTGGCGAATGTGAGTGGGGCCCTGGACACGGCCCTGCCCGGTCTGCCCCTTGACGAGGTCGGGCGTGGGCAGGCTGCCCACCTTGCCCGAAGGTGGGTCCATGAGGTCGGACCCTTGCCGTCGGTCGTGGCAGTGTCCGCCTTGGAGCGTACGCGGATGACGGCGGCGCCCTTGGTCGCTGCCTCGGGGGCGAAGGCTTTCGTGCGTCACGGCATCCGGGAGGTCGTCTCGGGAGACATCGAGATGGACCTCGGGGAGGTTTCGGCCAGGCGCTACCACCGGACGGTGGCCGCGTGGGTGCGAGGCGATCTGTCGCGACGTATGCCCGGGGGCGAGGACGGACGGGAGGTTCTGGCTCGAGCCCTGCCTGTCGTGGCCGAGGTGGTGGCCGAGACCGCGCGTGGTGGGGGAGAGGTTGGGGTGATCGTCGCCCATGGTTCGCTGGTGCGTTTCCTGGCCTTCTCGCTGGCTCCGGGACTCGGGGCCGAGCGTGTGCTCGGCACGAAGTTGGAGAACACCGGTACGGCGTGTGTGGATGTGCCCGTCCACCTGGTCGGTGCGCCGGGGCAGGACCTGGGTGGGGCGTGCGTGCCCCTGTCGTGGAACGACATGTGGCTCGACCCCACTCGACAATCAACCTCTGAAGATTGA
- a CDS encoding bifunctional [glutamine synthetase] adenylyltransferase/[glutamine synthetase]-adenylyl-L-tyrosine phosphorylase, producing the protein MGPTRSDLRAAGLADAARAEADLATLPGDAHTWLGALAASADPDLALLQLTRLGEAAPTALHGVAEGDVEQLRVLVGVLGASRWFGDHVVADASRIPALWQARADLRAQMLSAVHADPSSPLPVAGPGTGADDLRRAYRRLMLAHVAEDLCSTDPVAHMTTIARAMSDLADAALEAGLALARREVDPQGRVRLAVIAMGKTGARELNYLSDVDVMHVVEAANPEVTSDREVVEVGTRLAAMTAQACSGAGSEQPLWTVDANLRPEGRNGALVRTLDSYRAYWEKWAQTWEFQALLKARHCAGDGDLGRRFEEAAVPHVWTAAGRPGFVEDTRAMRVRVEQSIARKEVERELKLGRGGLRDVEFTVQLLQLVHGRTDESLRVRDTVAAIGALGSGGYVSREDAAELTRCYCFLRAVEHRAQARRMRRTHLVPTDEAELRAMGRALGLGGAEGFTEELARVRTRVRSLHEDFFYRPIVATIASLTPGEAALDREAAKDRLAAIGYVDPEGALGHITALTKGTSRRAAIQRHLLPVIISWLADGADPDLGLLGFRAVSETIGESHWYLGLLRDSGVAAARLCSLLPNSRWVQSALCDLPEAVKWLDDDAHLEAVPLPRLRSEVAALVGRHPETASAIGRVRSVRSREVTRAALADALGGVSPWRPAICAANDVALEGALALAEREEASAHGRVRAHVALVAMGRHGGCESSYASDADVLSVHRPAHGVDEAEAAGAAIAIVNRVKSLLSGAGVGPALSVDMDLRPEGRSGAMSRTVESYREYYGRWASPWERQALLRARPAAGDPQVLEDFFAVVDPVRWGRAPSSEDLREIRLLKARMETERLPRGTEPARHVKLGPGGLTDVEWVVQLLQMQHAHEFPELRVTSTMEALDALVGCALVAFDHAEILRGAWELASRIRAGNVLASGRTSGVRLDVLPREGKDLVPLARLLGLPSGAQGVLEEDWLRQARRSREVMDELFWT; encoded by the coding sequence ATGGGCCCCACGCGCTCCGACCTGCGGGCAGCTGGCTTGGCCGATGCTGCGCGCGCCGAGGCCGACCTTGCCACTCTGCCCGGCGACGCCCACACGTGGCTGGGCGCCTTGGCGGCATCCGCAGACCCGGACCTCGCCCTGCTCCAATTGACCCGCCTCGGCGAGGCCGCCCCCACTGCGCTCCACGGTGTGGCCGAGGGCGATGTGGAGCAGCTGCGTGTCCTCGTGGGAGTGCTGGGCGCCTCCCGGTGGTTCGGTGACCATGTGGTGGCCGACGCCTCCCGCATCCCCGCCCTGTGGCAGGCGCGGGCCGACCTGCGCGCACAGATGCTCAGTGCGGTCCACGCGGATCCGAGCTCCCCGCTTCCGGTGGCAGGGCCCGGGACCGGCGCCGACGACTTGCGACGCGCCTACCGACGGCTCATGCTCGCCCACGTCGCCGAAGACCTGTGCAGCACGGACCCGGTGGCCCACATGACGACCATCGCCCGCGCAATGTCGGACCTTGCGGATGCGGCCCTCGAGGCGGGTCTTGCCCTGGCGCGGCGCGAGGTCGATCCGCAGGGGAGGGTGCGACTGGCGGTCATCGCCATGGGCAAGACGGGAGCCCGGGAACTCAACTACCTGTCCGACGTGGACGTCATGCACGTGGTCGAGGCCGCGAACCCGGAGGTGACCTCGGACAGGGAGGTCGTCGAAGTGGGCACGAGGCTGGCGGCAATGACCGCCCAGGCGTGCTCCGGTGCGGGCAGCGAGCAGCCCCTGTGGACGGTGGATGCGAATCTGCGCCCCGAGGGCCGGAACGGGGCTCTGGTCAGGACCCTCGACTCCTACCGCGCCTACTGGGAGAAGTGGGCCCAGACCTGGGAGTTCCAGGCGCTTCTCAAGGCCCGCCACTGCGCGGGCGATGGCGACCTCGGAAGACGCTTCGAGGAGGCAGCCGTGCCCCACGTGTGGACGGCGGCCGGGCGCCCGGGTTTCGTCGAGGACACCCGCGCCATGCGGGTGCGCGTCGAACAGAGCATTGCGCGCAAGGAGGTCGAACGCGAACTCAAACTGGGCAGGGGCGGGCTCCGCGATGTCGAGTTCACCGTGCAACTGCTCCAACTCGTCCACGGCCGCACCGATGAGAGCCTGCGGGTGCGCGACACAGTGGCGGCCATCGGCGCCCTCGGCTCGGGCGGATACGTGAGCCGCGAGGACGCCGCTGAACTCACCCGCTGCTACTGCTTCCTGCGCGCCGTCGAACACCGGGCCCAGGCCCGGCGCATGCGCCGCACGCACTTGGTGCCCACCGACGAGGCGGAATTGCGGGCGATGGGCCGTGCTCTCGGGCTGGGGGGCGCCGAAGGCTTCACGGAGGAACTTGCCAGGGTGCGCACTCGTGTGCGCTCCCTGCACGAGGACTTCTTCTACCGGCCGATCGTCGCCACCATCGCCAGCCTCACCCCGGGCGAGGCGGCCCTCGACCGCGAGGCGGCCAAGGACCGGCTGGCCGCCATCGGCTACGTGGACCCCGAAGGGGCACTCGGACACATCACGGCCCTCACCAAGGGCACCAGTCGACGGGCCGCCATCCAGCGTCACCTGCTTCCCGTGATCATCTCCTGGTTGGCGGACGGCGCCGACCCGGACTTGGGTCTGCTCGGATTCCGCGCCGTCTCCGAGACGATCGGAGAGTCCCACTGGTACCTCGGACTGCTGCGGGACTCGGGTGTGGCCGCAGCGCGCCTGTGTTCCCTGCTCCCCAATTCCCGATGGGTGCAGTCGGCCCTGTGCGACCTGCCCGAAGCCGTCAAGTGGCTGGATGACGACGCGCATCTGGAGGCGGTGCCGCTGCCGCGTCTGCGCAGTGAAGTCGCCGCCTTGGTCGGACGCCACCCGGAGACGGCCTCGGCGATCGGACGCGTGCGTTCCGTGCGTTCACGTGAGGTGACCCGCGCGGCGCTGGCCGACGCCCTGGGTGGGGTGAGTCCCTGGAGGCCGGCGATCTGCGCAGCCAATGACGTGGCCCTGGAGGGGGCGCTTGCCCTTGCGGAGAGGGAAGAGGCCAGTGCGCACGGCAGGGTGCGCGCACATGTGGCTCTGGTGGCCATGGGACGCCATGGGGGCTGCGAATCCTCCTACGCCTCCGACGCCGACGTCCTTTCGGTGCACCGCCCGGCTCATGGTGTGGACGAGGCCGAAGCCGCCGGAGCGGCCATCGCCATCGTCAACCGCGTCAAATCCCTCCTCTCGGGCGCCGGTGTGGGCCCGGCACTCAGCGTCGACATGGACCTGCGGCCGGAAGGGCGATCGGGTGCGATGTCGCGGACGGTGGAGTCCTACCGCGAGTACTACGGACGCTGGGCCTCACCGTGGGAGCGTCAGGCTCTGCTGCGCGCCCGGCCCGCTGCGGGGGACCCCCAGGTGTTGGAGGACTTCTTCGCCGTGGTCGACCCGGTGAGGTGGGGCAGGGCGCCTTCGTCGGAGGACCTGCGGGAGATCCGCCTGCTCAAGGCCCGCATGGAGACCGAACGCCTGCCGCGCGGCACGGAGCCCGCCCGCCACGTGAAGCTGGGGCCCGGGGGGCTCACCGACGTGGAGTGGGTGGTGCAGTTGCTGCAGATGCAGCACGCCCACGAGTTCCCCGAGCTACGGGTCACCTCGACCATGGAGGCACTGGATGCCTTGGTGGGCTGCGCCCTGGTGGCCTTTGACCATGCCGAGATCCTCAGAGGCGCGTGGGAGTTGGCCTCGCGCATCCGCGCCGGCAACGTCCTTGCGTCGGGTCGCACCTCCGGGGTGCGCCTGGACGTGCTTCCCCGCGAGGGGAAGGACCTGGTCCCGCTGGCACGGCTGCTGGGCCTGCCCTCGGGTGCCCAGGGGGTGCTCGAAGAAGACTGGTTGCGTCAGGCACGACGCTCGAGGGAGGTCATGGATGAACTCTTCTGGACCTGA
- a CDS encoding glutamine synthetase family protein: MDRQQERVMREVAERNIRFLRLWFTDVAGVLKAVAMDPGQLEEAFTEGIGFDGSAIEGLTRVHESDMLLKPDASTFGLLPWRGDQDPVGRMFCDVLTPDGIESRSDPRAALERVIQRAKDMGFTAMVHPEIEFYLLSKPVTFERLVPVDQAGYFDHVARGDDNDFRRKAVRMLEDMGIAVEFSHHEGGPGQNEIDLRATDALTAADNIMTARVVIEEAALREDIVATFMPKPFIEHPGSGMHTHISLFEGDQNAFYDPAGEHQLSATGRHFIAGLLTHARAICAVTNQHVNSYKRLWGGGEAPAHVSWGHNNASALVRVPRYKPTKRSAARLEYRALDPAANPYLALALLLGAGLDGIDKRMELMPEAEDNVWALSDRERQVLGIEALPSSLHEAVKDMRGSELVAATLGEEMFDHVLRDKEREWRRYREQITPREIAQFIRLH, from the coding sequence ATGGACCGTCAGCAAGAGCGCGTCATGCGAGAGGTCGCCGAACGCAACATCCGCTTCCTTCGTCTGTGGTTCACGGACGTGGCCGGAGTTCTCAAGGCAGTGGCCATGGACCCGGGACAACTGGAGGAGGCCTTCACCGAAGGCATCGGCTTCGACGGGTCGGCCATCGAGGGCCTGACCCGCGTGCACGAATCCGACATGCTGCTCAAACCTGACGCCTCGACCTTCGGGCTGCTTCCTTGGCGGGGAGACCAGGACCCTGTGGGCCGCATGTTCTGCGACGTGCTCACTCCCGACGGCATCGAGTCGCGCTCGGATCCGCGCGCCGCATTGGAGCGCGTCATCCAACGGGCCAAGGACATGGGTTTCACGGCGATGGTCCACCCCGAGATCGAGTTCTACCTCCTGTCCAAGCCCGTGACCTTCGAACGCCTGGTCCCTGTCGACCAGGCGGGCTACTTCGACCATGTCGCCCGTGGCGACGACAACGACTTCCGCCGCAAGGCGGTACGGATGCTGGAGGACATGGGAATCGCCGTCGAGTTCTCCCACCACGAGGGCGGCCCCGGACAGAACGAGATCGACCTGCGGGCCACTGATGCGCTGACGGCCGCCGACAACATCATGACGGCCCGGGTCGTCATCGAAGAAGCGGCCCTGCGCGAGGACATCGTCGCCACTTTCATGCCCAAACCCTTCATCGAACACCCCGGCTCGGGCATGCACACCCACATTTCCTTGTTCGAGGGCGACCAGAACGCTTTCTACGACCCTGCCGGTGAGCACCAGCTCTCCGCCACGGGACGCCATTTCATCGCCGGACTGCTCACGCATGCGCGCGCCATCTGCGCGGTGACCAACCAGCACGTGAACTCCTACAAACGCCTGTGGGGTGGGGGAGAAGCCCCCGCCCACGTGTCCTGGGGGCACAACAATGCCTCGGCCCTGGTTCGTGTTCCCCGGTACAAGCCGACCAAACGCAGCGCCGCCCGCCTGGAGTACCGTGCCCTGGACCCGGCCGCCAACCCCTACCTGGCCTTGGCCCTGTTGTTGGGTGCAGGCCTGGACGGCATCGACAAACGCATGGAACTCATGCCGGAGGCCGAGGACAACGTGTGGGCCCTGTCGGACCGGGAACGGCAGGTTCTCGGCATTGAAGCGCTGCCCTCCTCCCTGCACGAGGCGGTCAAGGACATGCGCGGCTCCGAATTGGTGGCCGCGACTCTGGGCGAGGAGATGTTCGACCACGTCCTGCGCGACAAGGAGCGCGAATGGAGGCGCTACCGCGAGCAGATCACCCCACGGGAGATCGCCCAGTTCATCAGGTTGCACTGA
- a CDS encoding histidine phosphatase family protein, with the protein MTRRTLVVVRHAHAVGHSHGGDHARALSPAGRDQAAGLGLRLAAELPVVDQAAVSDAVRAVQTYEGLTRTLRVRRGWADRELYDAGPRHVLRLARAFEGEVAMVVGHEPTISGVGRLLARDEDVDLVRGGVGTATALLLDFDGAWQDLAPGMCSLRVIHEERR; encoded by the coding sequence ATGACCCGCCGCACCCTTGTCGTCGTCCGCCACGCCCACGCCGTCGGTCACAGCCACGGCGGTGACCACGCCAGGGCCCTGAGCCCCGCCGGCCGCGACCAGGCGGCCGGACTCGGGCTGCGCCTGGCCGCAGAACTGCCTGTCGTCGACCAGGCGGCGGTCTCCGACGCCGTGCGGGCCGTGCAGACCTACGAGGGGCTCACCCGGACGCTGCGCGTGCGCCGGGGGTGGGCGGACCGGGAACTCTACGACGCGGGCCCGCGCCACGTCCTGCGTCTGGCCCGCGCCTTCGAGGGCGAGGTCGCCATGGTCGTCGGCCACGAACCCACCATTTCCGGCGTCGGGCGGCTCCTGGCCAGGGACGAGGACGTCGACCTCGTCCGTGGGGGAGTGGGCACCGCCACCGCACTGCTGCTCGACTTCGACGGAGCGTGGCAGGACCTCGCTCCGGGAATGTGCTCCCTACGTGTCATCCACGAGGAGCGACGCTGA
- the pdxT gene encoding pyridoxal 5'-phosphate synthase glutaminase subunit PdxT has translation MVTIGVLALQGDVTEHVRALEDSGARAVSVRRRSELDEVDALVIPGGESTTISKLLLAFDMFDPVARRIHSGMPVWGTCAGMIMLAREVLDGREDQRSFAALDVTVRRNAFGRQVDSYEEDLDVVGLEAPFHAVFIRAPWVERVGEGVQVLARAANRKDGPVVAVRSGSVMATSFHPEVGGDDRLHRLFVDLVRGQ, from the coding sequence ATGGTGACCATCGGGGTCCTCGCCCTGCAGGGTGACGTGACCGAACACGTGCGGGCGCTGGAGGATTCCGGCGCCCGCGCCGTGTCGGTGCGCCGCAGGAGCGAATTGGACGAGGTCGACGCCCTGGTCATCCCCGGCGGAGAGTCGACGACCATCTCGAAGCTGCTGCTCGCCTTCGACATGTTCGACCCGGTGGCGAGGAGGATCCACTCGGGCATGCCCGTGTGGGGCACCTGCGCGGGCATGATCATGCTGGCCCGCGAGGTCCTCGACGGGCGCGAGGACCAGCGCTCCTTCGCGGCGTTGGACGTGACCGTGCGCCGCAACGCCTTCGGCCGGCAGGTCGACTCCTACGAGGAGGACCTGGATGTCGTCGGATTGGAAGCCCCTTTCCACGCCGTCTTCATCCGCGCCCCGTGGGTCGAGAGGGTCGGCGAGGGCGTCCAGGTGCTGGCCAGGGCGGCAAACCGCAAGGACGGGCCGGTGGTGGCCGTGAGATCCGGCTCGGTCATGGCCACCTCCTTCCACCCCGAGGTCGGTGGGGACGACCGGCTGCACCGTCTCTTCGTGGACCTGGTCCGAGGGCAGTGA